In Vespa crabro chromosome 5, iyVesCrab1.2, whole genome shotgun sequence, a single window of DNA contains:
- the LOC124424038 gene encoding uncharacterized protein LOC124424038 — protein sequence MFLLGVLCALFVTISASTDSCYRHVEEACDLKISNSLLGTSFNCTATFGNIEKLKSELQGYANAHIEYSYEFLLMSTHFGNYESNREGFKALYRKLSDKAWENAINIVKFLTKRGSTLNFVREEQTNSHNKIVSESETREIQFNEIQSLAKALQIEENLTKEAIKIHSDARQKFHDPSVSHFIEEKFMEQQADYMRLLAGHINDLQKLLLLNDPSVALFIFDEYLKKTV from the exons ATGTTTCTACTAGGAGTATTGTGTGCCCTTTTTGTCACGATCTCTGCTTCAACAGATTCTTGTTATAGGCATGTCGAAGAAGCTTGTGAtcttaaaatttctaattctc TTCTAGGTACTTCATTTAACTGTACTGCCACATTTGGGAATATCGAGAAGTTAAAGAGTGAACTTCAAGGATATGCAAATGCTCATATTGAATATAgctatgaatttttattaatgtcaacTCATTTTGGAAATTATGAATCAAATCGAGAAGGCTTTAAGGCATTATATCGTAAACTGTCAGACAAAGCATGGGAAAATGCtattaatatagtaaaatTCCTTACCAAACGAGGTAGTACATTGAATTTCGTTCGTGAAGAACAAACTAACAGT CACAATAAAATTGTGTCGGAGAGCGAAACTAGAGAAATACAGTTTAATGAAATTCAAAGTTTGGCTAAAGCACTTCAAATTGAGGAAAACCTTACAAAAGAAgctataaaaattcattcagACGCCCGTCAAAAATTTCATGATCCATCTGTATCTCattttatagaagaaaaatttatggaACAACAGGCTGATTATATGCGTTTATTAGCTGGACATATAAATGATTTGCAGaaactgttattgttaaatGACCCTTCTGttgctttatttatatttgatgaATATCTTAAGAAAACTGTGTAA